One window of the Salvelinus fontinalis isolate EN_2023a chromosome 2, ASM2944872v1, whole genome shotgun sequence genome contains the following:
- the shisa2a gene encoding shisa family member 2a, translated as MRFLVALYLFFSLMHKHIVASSGEYCHGWSDSYKIWHKGFQCPEQYDGQDAKYCCGTCALRYCCTAVEARLDQSSCDLEEFFEFENDNTINMTQTVPAYLPFVIVVSTFLSFVLLGTIVSICCCQCLKPKAQDRQNASAPFQTSLLESGGPSPESMTPSRQSSSSSTGRSTLAAPRQPTTSTPGTDVNVNMYVAPLNNGYPVSSTQSNQYLPHPQPPGPFYQPYLNYGMPPEHTLLMAPFLENRSMYGHQLVHSIPQAPMHTEQLYTGVTI; from the exons ATGCGTTTTTTAGTTgctttgtatttatttttctctTTGATGCACAAACATATTGTGGCCAGCTCAGGAGAGTATTGCCATGGCTGGTCCGACTCTTACAAGATCTGGCACAAGGGCTTCCAGTGTCCAGAGCAGTATGACGGCCAGGACGCAAAGTACTGCTGTGGGACCTGTGCGCTCCGCTACTGTTGCACGGCTGTGGAGGCGAGGCTGGATCAGAGCTCCTGTGAcctggaagaattttttgaattTGAAAACGATAACACAATCAACATGACACAAACGG TACCCGCCTACTTGCCATTTGTGATAGTTGTGAGCACATTTCTGTCCTTTGTGCTACTTGGCACCATTGTGTCCATATGTTGCTGCCAGTGCCTAAAGCCAAAGGCACAGGATCGTCAAAATGCATCAGCACCCTTCCAGACCAGCCTGTTGGAATCTGGAGGGCCATCTCCAGAGAGCATGACTCCATCTCGCCAGTCTAGTTCCAGCTCAACAGGAAGATCAACCTTGGCAGCCCCAAGACAACCAACCACCTCCACTCCTGGCACTGATGTCAACGTAAACATGTATGTTGCGCCTTTGAATAATGGATACCCTGTTTCAAGCACACAGTCTAACCAGTATCTGCCTCATCCGCAGCCCCCTGGTCCATTCTATCAGCCATATCTAAACTATGGGATGCCCCCAGAGCACACTTTGCTAATGGCTCCATTCTTAGAAAACCGCTCAATGTACGGACACCAACTGGTCCATTCCATCCCTCAGGCTCCAATGCACACAGAACAGTTGTACACAGGTGTCACAATATGA